GTGCTGCTCTCAAATTCCAGATCCGCAATTTGGCGAAGGGGTACGGCCGAGCCCGTTAATGTATTGACATACAGATCGCTTAAAACGCGTTGATCGGCCACTTTGCCTTTGGGTAGCGTCACATTAATGGTATAATCGTCGCCGTTGGGTTCCTTAAATGTGCCTACATTCAGACCAGCAATGGCTAGTCGAATGGTACGGTTTACATCAGCAATCGAAATCCCTAATAAACCGGCTTTTTCTTTGTTAATACGTACGCGTAAATCCGTCTTCTGATTAGAAAGAGGGTTATTGACGTAAATCAGACCGGGAGTTTGTTTGAAAGCCGTTTCTACGCGTGATGCCATTACTTTTAGCGTATCGAGGTTTTCTCCAAATACACGAACAGCAACGGGCGCTTCCTGGTCGGGGCCTTGCTCGAAATCCTTTACTTCAATCTTGGCATTGGGGTAATACTTAAACCGCTCACGTAACTTGTCGATCAGGACACGCTTTTCGGCTGGCTCAAGATCGACCAACTGCACATAAAACTGAGCGTAGTTGGGCGATTCGTTCCGCTGGATAACGTTATAATAAATCCGGGGCTGACCACGGCCTACATTCGTTGTGATGTATTTGACCTCCGGTTCGCGCTTCAACTCTCCTTCTACGTAGCGAGCGACCCGGTCGGTTTCTGACAAACTGGTGCCATCAGGGGTTTCAATATTGATCAGAAACTGGGGCTTTTCCGAAGCGGGAAACAGGGCAAATCCAACCAGTTTGAACATGTATAAGGCCCCGGTAAATAACACACCCGCAACGAGCAACGTAACAACTGGATGGCGCAAGCCCCAGTGCAATAGACGACTATACGACCCGCTGATGAGTTTTTTCAGCGCCCGCATAAAGATGTTGCCTTCGGGGTTATGCTCTTCTTTCAAAATCCGGCTCGATAGAAAGGGAACGATAGTCAGCGAAACAAACAGCGAAGCCAGTATGGTTGTGACAACGGCCATCGGCAGCGAACGAATGAAATCGCCGGAGGCTTCGGGCAGGAAAAGAAGTGGTAGGAATGCCAGAATCAGCGTTGTTGTACAGCCAATTACGGCCAGAGTAATCTGACTGGTGGCTTTAATAGCTGCTTCGCGTTTGGAATAGCCCTCGCGTAGATAACGTTCAATATTTTCGACGACGACGATTGAATCATCGACCAGGATACCCAAAGCCACAATAAGCCCAACAATGCTTAACTGGTTGATACTAAAGCCTAATAGGTCGAGGCCAGCCAGCCCGATGGCCAATGACAGTGGAATCGAAATCATGACCACTATAGCCGCCCGGAACCCCAGCGGGAGTAGGGTAAGTGATACCAGCAGAATAGCCAGTCCGAAATCTTGTACGAAATGATCGAGCCGTTTGTTGACACTGACCGTCTGGTCGAAGTTTTTAACAAGCGTGATATGAGGAGGAAGCGTCTTCGCAAATCGGTCGATAACTGGGTTTAATAGTTGACCTACTTTCGCAATATTTTCCCCCGTTTTTTGTCCGGCCGTTACCAATACCGCCCGATGGCCATTAAGTCGGGTAAGGTAGGTTTCGTCTTCATAGTTGAAATCAACATCGGCTACATCGCGCAGGTAAATGATTTTCTGCCCATTGGTCGATACAATCGTATTTCTGATTTCGTCCAGTGATTGGTAATCACCTGAAGTTTTGACGTTGAACTTTCGCGTTCCGGCCTGAATATTTCCACCCGGAATATTTAAGTTCTCGGCCTGCAAGGCACCCAGTACGCGGTTGACAGCTATCCCGTTTTGAGCCATCTTCTCGATATTGAGCGATACCCGGACAACGGATGCCGGATAACCCCAGTCTTCAGCGTTTTTGAGGCTTTTGATTTTTTCAAATTCCTTTTTCAGCTTGTCGGCATAGTCGCCCAGTTCTTTTGTGGAAGCCACTTCCGATAAAAGTGCGACTTGTACAATATTGACATCGGTGGGCGAAAATTTCTTGATGTCGATTCGGTAGATGTCGGAAGGAAGTTCGCTCTTAAGTGCATTTACTTCCCGAATTATTTCCTGGTATTTTTCGTCAGGATCAACGCCGTAATCATATTCAATCCGAAATACGGCCAGGCCATCATCTACATTGGTAATGACGTGCCCCATATCTTCTAGCGAATTAAAACGGGCTTCGCCTGGGTCCACAACCAGTTTCTCCATATCGAGGGCGTCGGTACCCGGATAAATAACCGCTACAATGTAGGTGGGGGCCGTAAATTCAGGGTCTTCGCCCCGAGGCATATTCAGTAGTGAGTTAATACCGAGTGCAGCTACGCCTAGAAACAGCACCAGCATAAACTGCCAGTTTTTGACGGAAAATTCGGAGAGATTCATATGCTTTTCTCTGTGAATCTCCATGCTATCTCTGGTCCACTCTGTGTTACAGTTATTACACTGAGCTACACGGAGGTACCAGAGATACACAGAGGATTATTTAATTACCACATTTGATTCTTCGGTCAGATAGGCCGAGCCAGCCGTGACCACATCCTTTACTCCGGCTAAGCCGTTGGTCAGTAGTACTTTATCGCCGTCCAGGAAGCCAATCTGCACCGGAGTTTTTCGAACGTGTAAGGGCCCGGTGCCCCGGTTGTCATCGGCCAGCACGTAAACGAAGCCATCCTTACCATTGCCTTCAACAATGGCTTCGACGGGCACAAGCGAATAGCTGCGGCTTTGGGCGGGTACAAGCGTTACTTTGCCAAATAGACCCGGGGCCAGTTTTGCACCGCCAGCATTGATGCTGATTTTAACCTCATACAATTTGTTAACTGGATCGGCAGCCTGGGCCAGTTCAGTCACGGCACCTGTAAACGTTCGGTCGGGATAGGCGTCGAGTTTGATGCTGGCTTTGTTCCCAATCCGAAGCCGTGCCCAATCTTTATCGGATACGCCTACGCGCACAACCCAATCGCTGGGCCGGTTCGATGAAATCAGATAAATGGGAGCGCCTGGGGCGGTTATCTCTCCTGCATTGGCGATTTTACGGGTAACAGTCCCATCGACCGTTGAGCGGATTTGGGCGTAATTCTGGTTGAACTGCGCAATGGTCAGGTTTTGCTTTGCTACACTCTGGCCGGTTGTGGCATTTTGAAGCTGTTCGAGCGTGGCGGCAGTGTCGGCATACAGGCTTTTCACCCGGCTCAGATCACGCTCTGCTTTTTCACTAGCCAGTTGGGCTTGATTGACCTGGGCATTAATTTCAGTCAGATCGAGGGTTGCCAGCAATTGACCTTTGCGGACAGTTTGTCCTTCATCCACGAACATACGATTGATAATACCGCCGATTTTGAACGATAGCCGGGCTTCCTGGTCCGAAGAGACCAATCCCGAAGCAATAACAGGTTCAGCGCGGACCACAGTACTTACGGGCGCGAGTTTGATAGGAACGACTGTTTCGTCGGTTTTTTCGGCTTGTTTGTTTTCGGCTTTCGTACCACACGCCCATATGGCCACGGCGAGTAGGATTGATAGGAGAATTTGGGAGAATTTCATATGCTTTCTTGTTTACCTGAACACTTTTGCTAAGTTGTATTTGTTTCCAGTTGTAATGCGCTCAGCTATGAACCAACTCATCACCATACACCCGGATATCCAGAGTGGAACACTTGTGTTTTTCAATACACGGGTTCCAATCAAGAACTTGTTCGATTATGTGAAGGGAGGACATACAATTGCTGAGTTTATTGATGATTTCCCTTCGGTGAGGTTTGATCAGGCTTTAGCAGTGCTGGACTTGGCCGAATCGACCGTAACACTTAACGCACCTGCCTGTGTTCAAACTTCTTCTCGACGAAAACCTGCCCCAAAAACTTAAGTACCGTTTTGGTGAAGGTTTTGATGTAAAAACCGTTCCTGAGTTAGGCTGACAATCGCTTCAGAATGGTGAACTACTCCGAGCAATGAGCCAGGAAGAACTTGAATTCCTGATTACAGCCGATAAAAACTTGAGCTATCAACAAAACTATCGCAAGTGGAACGTAAAACGGATTGTGCTAAATACGGTTGACAATCGGTACGAAAGCGTTCTTCCATTTGTCGATAAAATCAAGGAACTTTTCAAGCAGAACATAATTCAAGACTATAACTGGATTGACTAGTAATCAGACTTGGTCAACCCGAAGGTATGGCCGAAAGTAAAACAGGGTTTAATTCGTTCATAAGCGAAGCCATTATTAGGATTGAGTTGTTCAATTACTGTACGGCTACCGCCCGGTCGAGTGCAGCGCGTTTGACAAGGACGTCCATGCGGGCAAGCGAGTGTTGTAGCTGGGCCGTTTGGCGATCATTCTGGTAGCGTATGTACTCAATCAGCAGCGATTGGCCGTTGCGGTATTTACTGTCGATAACCCGGAACGTCTGATCGGCATTGAGCACACCACTTTGCGTAGCAGCCAGGCTTTCAGTAGCCGCATTCAGGTCATAATATGCTTGTAAGACCTGCAACTGGATTTGTCGCTGCACTTCGGCGAGTTTAGTTTGTAGCGCGTCGGTTTGAATTTTAGCCTGCTGAATCTTCGAACGTTTTTCGTAACCCTTAAACAAATCCCATTGCAGGCCAACCTGTGCCACTACATACGCCTGATTCTGAAACGTATAGCCAAATCCCTGGAAGCCCGTGTTGCCACCGATATATACATTCGGAATTTTGGCATTAGCCTCATTAAGCTTTACGGCCGTTCGAGCGGCATCCAGCGATCCAGTCAACTGAGTCAGTTCCTGCCGACCACGAAGGGCCGTTTGTTGTAAGTCGGTCAAATTTTCTTTTGACTCAGGTAAGATTCTCGTAAGCGACGAATCGACATCGATGCCCGCGTTGAGCTCCCGGTTCAGCAGGAAGTTGAAATATGCTTTGGCCGTTTCACGATTTTTCTGGGCCACCGCTAATTGCTGATCGACTTTACTGATTTCGTAGCGAGCTGAAGTCAACACTTCTTTTGTGGCTACATTATTGGCAATCAGTTTTTCATTCAGGCGGGCCAGTTCATTCAGAACTTTATTCGAGTTTTCGTAAATCCGAATAGCATCGAGCGTTTGAAGGTATTGATAGTAAGCGGTAGCGATATTGTAGCGCAGTTCATTCTCAACCACCCGCTTACGAGCCTCCTGAGCCGAAAGCAATTGTTTTTGGATGAGGTAATTGTACTGAATATCCGTGTTGAAAATCGCGTAGCTGATCGTAAGTTTCGTATCGTGGAAATTATTGGGAGCCAATAGCTGATTGACATTCTCAATATTGGTTGGGAACCGATCTGCACCAATAATCTGATTCAACGTTTTATACGCCGGATTAAGCAAATCACCTACCGGAAACTCCAGCCGTCGGCCACCTGCCGCCAGCGAATAAGTAGGATTGAACGCCACACGCGGATAAAAGAGAGAACGAGCCTGATGCAAAGACTCGGTGACTCGGCTAATCTCCAGCGATTCCTGACGAAGCCCCAGATTGTTAGCCACTCCTTCCCGAATGTAGTTTTCCAGAATCGGTGATACGCTCGGTGGAGCAGGTTGCGCTGACATAGATAGCGGAAGCAGCAGAGTCAGATAGCGAATGTGTTTAAGTATGAGTATCATAATCGCCTATCAATTAATGAACAGTGTTTAGTGTAATGTCAAAAAAATATCAAAGACCAGTTTTAAGCGTTTCGATGAACAGAAGGAAAGATTCTTCCATAAGGGGTACGACCCGATCGTCGCCAAACATACTTAACCGTCGACGTAGAAACAGGGCCACTATGCCATGTACCATACTCCAGATCATCAGACTTGCCTGCTCAGCATCCTTATGTTTAAGTAACCCCATATCGATACACGCCTGCACTACATTTTGCAGCAGTAAGAAAGCATGATGGCCATCTTCCCATA
This window of the Spirosoma aerolatum genome carries:
- a CDS encoding efflux RND transporter permease subunit — translated: MNLSEFSVKNWQFMLVLFLGVAALGINSLLNMPRGEDPEFTAPTYIVAVIYPGTDALDMEKLVVDPGEARFNSLEDMGHVITNVDDGLAVFRIEYDYGVDPDEKYQEIIREVNALKSELPSDIYRIDIKKFSPTDVNIVQVALLSEVASTKELGDYADKLKKEFEKIKSLKNAEDWGYPASVVRVSLNIEKMAQNGIAVNRVLGALQAENLNIPGGNIQAGTRKFNVKTSGDYQSLDEIRNTIVSTNGQKIIYLRDVADVDFNYEDETYLTRLNGHRAVLVTAGQKTGENIAKVGQLLNPVIDRFAKTLPPHITLVKNFDQTVSVNKRLDHFVQDFGLAILLVSLTLLPLGFRAAIVVMISIPLSLAIGLAGLDLLGFSINQLSIVGLIVALGILVDDSIVVVENIERYLREGYSKREAAIKATSQITLAVIGCTTTLILAFLPLLFLPEASGDFIRSLPMAVVTTILASLFVSLTIVPFLSSRILKEEHNPEGNIFMRALKKLISGSYSRLLHWGLRHPVVTLLVAGVLFTGALYMFKLVGFALFPASEKPQFLINIETPDGTSLSETDRVARYVEGELKREPEVKYITTNVGRGQPRIYYNVIQRNESPNYAQFYVQLVDLEPAEKRVLIDKLRERFKYYPNAKIEVKDFEQGPDQEAPVAVRVFGENLDTLKVMASRVETAFKQTPGLIYVNNPLSNQKTDLRVRINKEKAGLLGISIADVNRTIRLAIAGLNVGTFKEPNGDDYTINVTLPKGKVADQRVLSDLYVNTLTGSAVPLRQIADLEFESSTNQIRHYDKDRYVTITGFVKTGYLVDNVFNDVLAKLDRMKFPSGFTYKAAGELESREKSFGGLGTIILITIFGFIAVLVLEFGTFKSTLIVLSVIPLGVIGAVLALYFTGNPFSFVAVIGLIALIGIEVKNSILLVDFTNHLREEGMSLIDAIQEAGEIRFVPIVLTSLTAIGGLIPLAIEGNPLYSPLAWVLIGGLISSTLLSRVVTPVLYKLLPPRVEVKAIEAEPELV
- a CDS encoding DUF433 domain-containing protein; translation: MNQLITIHPDIQSGTLVFFNTRVPIKNLFDYVKGGHTIAEFIDDFPSVRFDQALAVLDLAESTVTLNAPACVQTSSRRKPAPKT
- a CDS encoding TolC family protein, which gives rise to MILILKHIRYLTLLLPLSMSAQPAPPSVSPILENYIREGVANNLGLRQESLEISRVTESLHQARSLFYPRVAFNPTYSLAAGGRRLEFPVGDLLNPAYKTLNQIIGADRFPTNIENVNQLLAPNNFHDTKLTISYAIFNTDIQYNYLIQKQLLSAQEARKRVVENELRYNIATAYYQYLQTLDAIRIYENSNKVLNELARLNEKLIANNVATKEVLTSARYEISKVDQQLAVAQKNRETAKAYFNFLLNRELNAGIDVDSSLTRILPESKENLTDLQQTALRGRQELTQLTGSLDAARTAVKLNEANAKIPNVYIGGNTGFQGFGYTFQNQAYVVAQVGLQWDLFKGYEKRSKIQQAKIQTDALQTKLAEVQRQIQLQVLQAYYDLNAATESLAATQSGVLNADQTFRVIDSKYRNGQSLLIEYIRYQNDRQTAQLQHSLARMDVLVKRAALDRAVAVQ
- a CDS encoding efflux RND transporter periplasmic adaptor subunit — its product is MKFSQILLSILLAVAIWACGTKAENKQAEKTDETVVPIKLAPVSTVVRAEPVIASGLVSSDQEARLSFKIGGIINRMFVDEGQTVRKGQLLATLDLTEINAQVNQAQLASEKAERDLSRVKSLYADTAATLEQLQNATTGQSVAKQNLTIAQFNQNYAQIRSTVDGTVTRKIANAGEITAPGAPIYLISSNRPSDWVVRVGVSDKDWARLRIGNKASIKLDAYPDRTFTGAVTELAQAADPVNKLYEVKISINAGGAKLAPGLFGKVTLVPAQSRSYSLVPVEAIVEGNGKDGFVYVLADDNRGTGPLHVRKTPVQIGFLDGDKVLLTNGLAGVKDVVTAGSAYLTEESNVVIK